The Blattabacterium sp. (Blatta orientalis) str. Tarazona genome contains the following window.
CCGCCGTGACATTTTTTAAATTATGTAAACCTGGAATAGGTAATGGAATAGATTTCCAGGTTTCTTTCGGAGTATGAAAATCAAAAAACCATTGATTTTCTTTTATCAAAAGATGATTGGAATAATAATTTTCTTCTTTTTCTACAGAATAATAGATAGCATTTTTAGACGGAAAAGATTCTCCTTTCTTTTTACTAAGGAATAGTTTTTTATATGGACTTTTTATTTTTTTTGAAAAATCTATATAAGCCTGTATCAAGGCTTCTTTTTTTGGATAAGTATCTACATGATCTTGATCTAAACACGTAATACATGCTATATTCGGAGATAAATGTAAAAAAGAGTGGTCAAATTCATCTGCTTCTACCAAGAAGATTTCCGTTCTATGATTCAAAATAAGATTAGATTGATAATTTTCAGAGATTCCTCCTAAAAAAGCCGTAACCTTTTTTCCAGTACTATGTAAGATATGTCCTAGTAAAATACAAGTAGTGGTTTTTCCATGTGTTCCTCCTATAGCTATACAAATTTTATTTTCTGTAATTAAAGCTAATACCTGAGAACGTTTTTTTATATTTTTTCCATATTTTTTCAGAAACATCCATTGTTTATGATTATCTGGAATAGCCGGGGTATAAACAATTAAACATCGTGTCGAATGGATCCATTCAGGCAAAAATTCTGTACTATCATGATAGTTGATCAATACGCCCTCTTTTTCTAATTTTTTTGTGATAAGGGTTCTAGATCTATCATATCCAGAAACTTTTTTTCCCATGTAATGAAAATATAGAGCTAAGGAACTCATTCCAATTCCTCCTATTCCTAGAAAATAAAAAGAATCAATTTTATTTAGATTCATAAATTAATTAATAATCTGTAAAATCTCGTTGACAATATCGTTCGTTGCTTTAGGTCTTCCTAATTTTAAAATATTCCTACTCATTTTTTTTTTTCTTCTACAATCATTAAGTAGCTCGATAGTATAATTCACTAATTTTTTCTCTACTTCCTCATTTTTAATGATCAAAGCAGCCTCTTTATCCGCTAATATTTTAGCATTTTTATTCTGATGGTCATCTGAGGACCAAGGAAAAGGAATTAAAATATAAGGTTTTCCTATTAAACATATTTCTGATATAGTTAAAGCTCCAGCTCTAGATACAATGATATCTGCTGCTGCATAACATATCGGAAGATTTTCAATAAACTCCATTAAAAGGAAATTATGATGATGAGAAATCCTATTTTTTTTTATATTATGAATATCTGCTTTTCCTATTTGCCAAATAAGTTGTATATCTAGATGAATCAGTCTTTTTAACCCTTTCATCCAAGCTTTATTAATACTATTGGATCCTTGACTACCCCCTATAGATAAAATAATAGGTCGATTCACTTTCAATCCTAAATGAATACAAGCCTGATCTCTACTGGGTAATTCTTGTAAGATTCCGGATCTAACGGGATTCCCCGTGATTATAGTTTTTTCTTTTGGAAAATATTTTTTAGCTTCTTCATAAGCAATACATATTTTTTTAGCATAACGAGAAAATATTCTATTGGTAAATCCAGGAAAAGAATTCTGTTCTTGAAGTAGAATAGGAATTTTCTTTTTTTCTGCAGCATATAAAGTTGGAAAACTAACGTATCCTCCTGTTCCAATAACTATATCCGGAGAAAATTTTTCTAAAATTTTCTTTACTAAAAAAAAACTATATATCAGTTCCATAGATAAAAAAAATCCTGCTATAGAAAACAATTTATCTTTTCCTCCTGAAATACAAATTCCTTCAATTGGATATCCAAATTTCGGGATTTCTTGCATTTCCATGTGCTTCCTGGATCCAATAAACAAAATATTAACTTCTGGAATCTGGTTTCTCAATTCATCTGCTATAGCTATACCTGGATAAATATGCCCTCCAGTGCCTCCACTACCAATAATTATTCTAGGTGTTTTCATGAGAAATTCCTTTTTTCCATGTAACAAGGAGTATCATCTATGATTCTGCTAACACTTAATATGATCCCAAAACTAAAAAAAGTCACCCACATAGAAGTTCCTCCAGCGCTAATTAATGGTAAAGTTTGTCCTGTCACAGGAAATAAACCAACAGCTATTCCCATATTAATGAGTGCTTGATTAATAATAGGAAAACCTACAGAAAGGACCAACAAAGAACAAAAATAATTTTGTATTTTCGTAGAAATAACCATAATTCTCAGCAAAATAAGAATATAAATAAACAAAAGTAAAATCCCTCCAATAGATCCATATTCTTCTATAATAATTGCATAAATAAAGTCTGAAGAAGATTGTGGAAGAAAAGCTTTCAGAACGCTTTTTCCAGGTCCACGACCAAACTTCTTTCCCAAAACAATAGCTGTTTTAGATTGTTTCATTTGATAACTTTCTTCAGAATCATGATCCAAAAAATTTTCTATACGATTTTTCCATGTATAAACTCTATTCATGGGATTTTTATCTCCCCATTTTATTACAGAATAAATGTATATTCCTGCTGCTATGATTCCCATCAATAAAATCCCTATAACTCCAGTAAATGGATATCCTCCTATAAAAAGAATAATTAAAACTGAAATAAAAACAAGAATCGCGGTAGAACCATTAGCGGGAAATATAAGTCCAATAATTAAAAATATGGGACAAATCAATGGGAAAAAAGAGTGGATCAAGTTCATGCGTTCTTTCTTTTTTTGAGCTAAATATCTAGCACAGTAAATAAACAAAACTAATCCAGCAATACTGGAAGTTTGAAAAGATATATTAATAATAGGGATATGTAACCAACGAGAAGCGTTAACTCCATCTAGTTCTTTTCCCTGAATAATTGTGAAAATAAGTAAAATCGAGACTATAGGGATTGAAAGTATAGACATACGATAAAAATATTTATAGTCTATAAACTGAGTAAAAAAAAGAATACAAAACCCTACTAACAAAAAAAGGGCATGTTTGAATAAATAACCGAATACGGTATTCGGTTCTCCATAGATAGCAACTAAATTAGTACTCGCTGAGTATACAGGTAAAAAAGAAAATAGAGCTAATAAAGTAATGAAAGCCCATAAATATTTATCTCCTTTTAGATATCTAAAAATATCTATTTTTTTCATATTCATAGAAAAGTTTTCTTACTTCTTGTTTAAATCTAAGACCTCTTTCCTTATAATCTTGGAAAAGATCAAAGCTAGAACATGCAGGAGATAACAAAATGTTATCTCCATGAATAGATAAAAGGTAAGCCATACGAACAGCCTTTTTAAGGCTGTTCGTATCCAAAATAATATCAATGACATCTCGAAAAAAACTTATAAAGTTCTTATTATTTTTTCCTAAAAAAATAATGGCTTTTACTTTTTCTTTAACTAAGGGGAGGATCTCTCTATAATCATTCCCTTTATCCTTTCCTCCTGCAATCCATATTATAGGAGCTTTCATACTTTTTAATGCATAAAAAACAGCATTCACATTAGTGGCTTTAGAATCATTAATAAATTGAACCCCATTAATATTTAGTACTTTTTCCATCCGATGCTCTATAGGTTTCAATCCTAATATAGGATGGATCATAGATGTATTTCGAACATTTAATGTTACGGAAACGAGTAATGAAGCCAATATATTATAGAGATTATGATCTCCTTTTAAAGGAATTTGGTCTACATGTAAAAGACATCTTTCTTGATTAAATTTATTCCGAAAAAATATCTTATTCTCTTTGAGATAAGCGCCTACGCATAATTCTTCCTGAATAGAAAAAGGAATACAATTGGACAAAATGGGATATTTTTGAAATCCTTTTCTGATGAGAGGATCATCATGATTATAAATAAAAATATCCTCCTTATTTTGCTGAGTAGAAATTCTAAATTTAGAAGATATGTAACTTTCAATATCATTATGATATCTATCTAAATGGTCCCTTGTGATGTTTAATAAAACGGCTATATTTGAACGAAAATTTAAGCAATCATCCAGTTGAAAACTACTCACTTCTAAGACATAAACATCTTTTTTTTTAAAACCTTCTCGTGAAAAACTACGACCTATATTTCCTGCTATCTCTACATGAAATCCTTCTTCCTGAAGGATTTTATAAACTATGTAACTGGTGGTTGTTTTTCCATTACTTCCTGTAATGGAAATAATATAGGAGTTTTTCAGATAACTTTTTCCGAATTCTAATTCAGAAACCATGGGAATATCCAAAAAATTAATTTTCTTTATTAATGGATCTTGTCTAGAAATTCCAGGGCTTTTTATCACTTTAATAGCCTTTTGAAAGATGATACTTTCTGTATGTCCCTTTTCCTCAAAAGGAATTCTATTTTTTGATAAAATTTTCTTGTATTTATTTTGAATAATTCCAGAATCAGATACAAAAATTTTTAAACCCATTTTCTTGGCTAATAAAGCTGCTCCTACTCCACTTTCTCCTCCACCTAATACCACTATTAAATTTTTATTCTTTTCCATTAAGAGGATTATTAATTATCGAATTAACAAAATCAAGACGACCATAGAAAGCATCATTTGTATGATAAAAAAACGATTGACTATCTTACTTTCATGATAACCTGTTTTTTGAAAATGATGGTGTAAAGGAGCCATCAAAAAGATTCTTTTTCCTATTCCATATTTTTTTTTAGAGTATCTAAAATAAAAAACTTGTACTATTACAGAAATATTTTCTATAAAAAAAATGCCACATAGAATGGGTAGGATTAATTCTTTTCTAGTTATAATAGCTAAGGTTGCTATTACCCCCCCTATAGTTAAACTTCCGGTATCTCCCATAAAAATTTGTGCTGGATAGCTATTAAACCATAGAAATCCAATTAAGGATCCTAAAAAAGAAAAAGAGAATATCACAATCTCTCCTATGTCAGGAATATAGATAAAGTTAAAATAAGAGGAGAAAATTTTATTACTAGAAATTAAAGAGAATAAAGATAAGGTTCCCAAAATGATAGAAGAAACTCCAGCTGTTAAACCATCAATTCCATCTGTGAGATTAGCGCCATTGGACAATGAAGTAATAAAAAGAATGACGATAGGAATAAAAATGATCCAGGCAAATTTTTTCCATTTCTCATTATACAAACATAAAATGTCCGCGTAATCAAATTCATTTCTAATAATAGGAAAGGTCGTTTTAAAACCATGTTTTTCTACTGCTACGGAAGAAGGTTGTTTTACATATAAATTTTTACACGAAATGGTTGTGATATTCTTATGAAAATACATTGTACTTCCGATAAAAATACCTAAGATTATTTGACCTAATATTTTCCAAATGGCATTAAGTCCATGTTTATTATATTTTATTTTGATGTAATCATCGATAAATCCAATCCCTCCCATCCATAAGGTAGTGATTATAAGAATAATTACATATATATTACTCAATGTAGAAAAAAAAATCGTAGAAATTAATGTAGAAACTATAATAATAATTCCTCCCATTGTTGGAGTTCCTTCTTTATCTTTTTGTCCAGTAAGTCCAAGATCTCGGACCTGTTCTCCTATCTTGTTTTTTTTTTGATTCCAGAAGATAATTACTTTATAAAAAAACAAGGCGATACAAGTAGATAAAATGAAAGAGACTACAGCTCTGAAAAATATCGGAAAAGAAGAACTCGCATTATTTAAAAACACCATCTTATCATACATCTAAGAAAATTCAGAAAATAAGGTTTTAGCAATTTCCATATCGTCAAAAGGATAACGTTTTCCTTGAATTTCTTGATAATTTTCGTGTCCTTTTCCTGCTATGACAATAATATCTTTTTCTCTGGCTATTTGAATGGCTGTTCGAATAGCTTCTTTTCTGTTAACGATAGTTAAAATATTCTCTTTACTTATAGAAGATCTAAAATTCTTCATATCTATTAATATTTTTTCTGGATCCTCTTCTCTAGGATTATCTGAGGTAAAAATAGAGAAATCACATGTTTCATAAACTATTTTTCCCATTAAAGAACGTTTCTCCTTATCTCTATTTCCTCCACAACCTATTATACAAATTAATCTTTCCTCCTGTTTTTTTATTTCATGAATGGCTTTTAAAAGGTTCTTAATTCCATCTGGATTGTGGGCGTAATCCACAATTATCCGAATTCCTGAATAGGATGAGATAAATTGTTCAAAACGCCCTTTTATAGGTGGAATAGTATTTATTTTTTGCAAAATTTCCTCTTTATTTTTCCCCAATAATATAGCTGTAGCGTAGCAAGCCAAAAGATTGTAAACATTAAATTCTCCAATTAAAAAGGTGAAAAATTTGTGTCCATCAATTAGCAATTTTGTTCCATGGATATTTTTTTTCATAATTTTTATCCTGTAATCTGCTTTTTTTTTCAACCCATAAAAATAAGTTTTAGCCAAAACATTTTTTCTGATTTTATGTGAATTTTGATCATCAGAATTAATTAAAGCAAAAGCATTTTTAGGCAAAAAATTTTCAAAAAAAGATTTTTTAGTGGATAGATAATCTTCAAAAGATTTATGATAATCTAAATGATCATGGGTAATATTAGTCAATACCCCCCCTGTAAATAATAACCCTGCAATTCTTTTTTGATGAATTCCATGTGAACTCACTTCCATAAATGCATATTTACATCCTTTTTGGATTGATAAATTTAAATATTTATTAATATCAACAATACTTGGGGTAGTATGTTTGGTAGGAAATTCCTGAGATAGAATTTTAATCCCTATGGTAGAAATAAGAATACTTTTTTCTCCCATTTTATAAAATAAATGGTGAAGGATGGCGGCCACAGATGTTTTTCCATTCGTTCC
Protein-coding sequences here:
- the mraY gene encoding phospho-N-acetylmuramoyl-pentapeptide-transferase, with the translated sequence MYDKMVFLNNASSSFPIFFRAVVSFILSTCIALFFYKVIIFWNQKKNKIGEQVRDLGLTGQKDKEGTPTMGGIIIIVSTLISTIFFSTLSNIYVIILIITTLWMGGIGFIDDYIKIKYNKHGLNAIWKILGQIILGIFIGSTMYFHKNITTISCKNLYVKQPSSVAVEKHGFKTTFPIIRNEFDYADILCLYNEKWKKFAWIIFIPIVILFITSLSNGANLTDGIDGLTAGVSSIILGTLSLFSLISSNKIFSSYFNFIYIPDIGEIVIFSFSFLGSLIGFLWFNSYPAQIFMGDTGSLTIGGVIATLAIITRKELILPILCGIFFIENISVIVQVFYFRYSKKKYGIGKRIFLMAPLHHHFQKTGYHESKIVNRFFIIQMMLSMVVLILLIR
- the murD gene encoding UDP-N-acetylmuramoyl-L-alanine--D-glutamate ligase — encoded protein: MEKNKNLIVVLGGGESGVGAALLAKKMGLKIFVSDSGIIQNKYKKILSKNRIPFEEKGHTESIIFQKAIKVIKSPGISRQDPLIKKINFLDIPMVSELEFGKSYLKNSYIISITGSNGKTTTSYIVYKILQEEGFHVEIAGNIGRSFSREGFKKKDVYVLEVSSFQLDDCLNFRSNIAVLLNITRDHLDRYHNDIESYISSKFRISTQQNKEDIFIYNHDDPLIRKGFQKYPILSNCIPFSIQEELCVGAYLKENKIFFRNKFNQERCLLHVDQIPLKGDHNLYNILASLLVSVTLNVRNTSMIHPILGLKPIEHRMEKVLNINGVQFINDSKATNVNAVFYALKSMKAPIIWIAGGKDKGNDYREILPLVKEKVKAIIFLGKNNKNFISFFRDVIDIILDTNSLKKAVRMAYLLSIHGDNILLSPACSSFDLFQDYKERGLRFKQEVRKLFYEYEKNRYF
- a CDS encoding UDP-N-acetylmuramoyl-L-alanyl-D-glutamate--2,6-diaminopimelate ligase; amino-acid sequence: MKKILKYLLKKVHVLEIIGNPQKWIKGISICSQFVEIDTIFFAIKGKKKNGHQFITESIEKGANTVVCEKKPILLHKNITYVIVKNSMEALGTISSNFYDHPTKKIKLVGITGTNGKTSVAAILHHLFYKMGEKSILISTIGIKILSQEFPTKHTTPSIVDINKYLNLSIQKGCKYAFMEVSSHGIHQKRIAGLLFTGGVLTNITHDHLDYHKSFEDYLSTKKSFFENFLPKNAFALINSDDQNSHKIRKNVLAKTYFYGLKKKADYRIKIMKKNIHGTKLLIDGHKFFTFLIGEFNVYNLLACYATAILLGKNKEEILQKINTIPPIKGRFEQFISSYSGIRIIVDYAHNPDGIKNLLKAIHEIKKQEERLICIIGCGGNRDKEKRSLMGKIVYETCDFSIFTSDNPREEDPEKILIDMKNFRSSISKENILTIVNRKEAIRTAIQIAREKDIIVIAGKGHENYQEIQGKRYPFDDMEIAKTLFSEFS
- a CDS encoding FtsW/RodA/SpoVE family cell cycle protein: MNMKKIDIFRYLKGDKYLWAFITLLALFSFLPVYSASTNLVAIYGEPNTVFGYLFKHALFLLVGFCILFFTQFIDYKYFYRMSILSIPIVSILLIFTIIQGKELDGVNASRWLHIPIINISFQTSSIAGLVLFIYCARYLAQKKKERMNLIHSFFPLICPIFLIIGLIFPANGSTAILVFISVLIILFIGGYPFTGVIGILLMGIIAAGIYIYSVIKWGDKNPMNRVYTWKNRIENFLDHDSEESYQMKQSKTAIVLGKKFGRGPGKSVLKAFLPQSSSDFIYAIIIEEYGSIGGILLLFIYILILLRIMVISTKIQNYFCSLLVLSVGFPIINQALINMGIAVGLFPVTGQTLPLISAGGTSMWVTFFSFGIILSVSRIIDDTPCYMEKRNFS
- the murG gene encoding undecaprenyldiphospho-muramoylpentapeptide beta-N-acetylglucosaminyltransferase; this encodes MKTPRIIIGSGGTGGHIYPGIAIADELRNQIPEVNILFIGSRKHMEMQEIPKFGYPIEGICISGGKDKLFSIAGFFLSMELIYSFFLVKKILEKFSPDIVIGTGGYVSFPTLYAAEKKKIPILLQEQNSFPGFTNRIFSRYAKKICIAYEEAKKYFPKEKTIITGNPVRSGILQELPSRDQACIHLGLKVNRPIILSIGGSQGSNSINKAWMKGLKRLIHLDIQLIWQIGKADIHNIKKNRISHHHNFLLMEFIENLPICYAAADIIVSRAGALTISEICLIGKPYILIPFPWSSDDHQNKNAKILADKEAALIIKNEEVEKKLVNYTIELLNDCRRKKKMSRNILKLGRPKATNDIVNEILQIIN
- the murC gene encoding UDP-N-acetylmuramate--L-alanine ligase — protein: MNLNKIDSFYFLGIGGIGMSSLALYFHYMGKKVSGYDRSRTLITKKLEKEGVLINYHDSTEFLPEWIHSTRCLIVYTPAIPDNHKQWMFLKKYGKNIKKRSQVLALITENKICIAIGGTHGKTTTCILLGHILHSTGKKVTAFLGGISENYQSNLILNHRTEIFLVEADEFDHSFLHLSPNIACITCLDQDHVDTYPKKEALIQAYIDFSKKIKSPYKKLFLSKKKGESFPSKNAIYYSVEKEENYYSNHLLIKENQWFFDFHTPKETWKSIPLPIPGLHNLKNVTAALAISDYLKIKEKDVRRSLFLFKGIKRRYSIHYKSRKKIYIDDYAHHPTEINALISTIRTCFPDKKILGIFQPHLFSRTKFFEEDFAKSLEKLDLLILLDIYPAREFPIKGVTSNSLLDKIKMNSKNKELVPISKVLEKIEKKILDILLTIGAGNIDTLILPIKKWLYKRYG